The Accipiter gentilis chromosome 14, bAccGen1.1, whole genome shotgun sequence genome contains a region encoding:
- the STK35 gene encoding serine/threonine-protein kinase 35: protein MHFPRAPSGCWATPRQPAGPQNPPLHQHPPGPGPQGGGGDVPRDLSDFPGELPAGAPGAAGIGPSPVGPGKGPRIPRGLSNRPQAPLSPFPVRLYSSGAPTPPSSSRPGYRQCCRYTAPGGHHPPPRCTERPVAVGGGAGHPRRYIRGYVRTRSPALIPPPPPPPSPFTRRRAAPGSDHSRRRHRAPGEPRGPGPAPPFPRRAVPCPAGSRANGPDRTGRHRAPPPPCPACLHRGGAYHSGGGGGGGRPPRRSPRRAKTPPGGSRFPVTGRSVGEPDHRIPPLGRGRDPGVAPTFPPPPSQPPPATVVRPAAPRLAERLKGQAGRAFPPSDAAARAPSPARRSAGGAAAAVATAAGARPPPPPRSGAMEPADGGRRGTQRAARRRRAAARRGPMAAEAAAVAAGPGPGGGGGGGGGRGPPRYSLLAEIGRGAYGVVYEAVSGRSGARLAVKRIRCDAPENVELALAEFWALTSLRRQHPNVVRFEECVLQRHGLGQRMSHGNKRSQLYLRLVETSLKGERILGYAEEPCYLWFVMEFCEGGDLNQYVLSRRPDPATNKSFMLQLTSAIAFLHKNHIVHRDLKPDNILITEKSGTPVLKVADFGLSKVCAGLTARGKEGGHENKNVNVNKYWLSSACGSDFYMAPEVWEGHYTAKADIFALGIIIWAMIERITFIDAETKKELLGTYIKQGTEIVPVGEALLENPKMELHIPQKRRTSMSEGIKQLLKDMLAANPQDRPDAFELETRMDQVTCAA from the exons ATGCATTTCCCACGGGCACCCAGTGGGTGCTGGGCCACCCCACGCCAGCCTGCCGGGCCCCAAAATCCCCCGTTGCACCAACACccgcccggtcccggtccccagGGCGGCGGGGGTGACGTCCCCCGGGATCTCAGCGACTTTCCCGGGGAACTTCCAGCTGGAGCCCCGGGAGCAGCGGGGATCGGACCATCCCCGGTAGGGCCCGGGAAGGGTCCCCGAATACCACGGGGGCTCTCAAACCGGCCCCAAGCCCCGCTCTCGCCCTTCCCGGTACGGCTGTACAGCTCCGGTGCACCGACACCCCCCTCCTCATCCCGTCCCGGCTACCGCCAGTGCTGCCGGTACACGGCCCCCGGGGGCCAtcacccccctccccggtgcACCGAGCGTCCCGTAGCGGTGGGAGGGGGGGCGGGTCACCCCCGCCGTTACATAAGGGGTTACGTCAGGACGCGCAGCCCCGCTCTtatcccgccgccgccgccgccgcccagcccgTTCACACGCCGCCGCGCAGCGCCCGGTTCGGACCactcccgccgccgccaccgtGCCCCAGGTGAGCCCCGTGGACCCGGGCCCGCGCCGCCTTtcccgcgccgcgccgtgccgtgcccggCGGGGAGCAGAGCGaacggaccggaccggaccggccGCCACCGGGCACCGCCGCCCCCATGTCCGGCCTGTTTACACCGGGGCGGCGCGTACCacagcggcggggggggaggagggggtcgACCGCCACGCCGAAGCCCCCGCCGCGCTAAGACGCCCCCGGGCGGCTCACGCTTCCCGGTTACCGGACGTAGCGTAGGGGAACCGGACCACCGCATCCCTCCGCTGGGGAGAGGTCGGGATCCCGGTGTGgctcccaccttccccccccccccctcccaaccccCACCCGCCACCGTGGTTCGTCCCGCAGCGCCGCGATTGGCCGAGCGCTTAAAGGGGCAGGCAGGGCGCGCTTTTCCGCCCTCCGACGCGGCGGCGCGTGCCCCCTCGCCGGCGCGGCGCTccgcggggggggcggcggcagcggtAGCGACGGCGGCGGGcgcgcggccccccccccccccccgcagcggcgCCATGGAACCGGCGGACGGCGGCCGCCGTGGGACACAaagggcagcgcggcggcggcgggcggcagcgcggcggggccctatggcggcggaggcggcggcggtagcggcggggcccggcccgggtggtggtggtggtggtggtggtggtcgcGGTCCTCCACGGTACAGCCTGTTGGCCGAAATCGGCCGCGGGGCCTACGGCGTGGTGTACGAAGCGGTGTCGGGCCGTAGCGGCGCCCGGTTGGCGGTGAAACGGATCCGTTGCGACGCCCCCGAGAACGTGGAGCTGGCGCTGGCGGAATTCTGGGCCCTGACGAGCCTCCGGCGGCAGCACCCCAACGTGGTGCGCTTCGAGGAGTGCGTCCTGCAGCGGCACGGCCTGGGGCAGCGCATGAGCCACGGCAACAAGCGCAGCCAGCTCTACCTGCGCCTCGTCGAGACCTCCCTCAAAG GTGAGAGGATCCTGGGCTATGCAGAAGAGCCTTGCTACCTGTGGTTCGTTATGGAGTTCTGTGAAGGGGGAGACCTCAACCAGTACGTGCTCTCACGAAGACCAGACCCGGCGACAAACAAGAGCTTCATGCTGCAGCTGACCAGCGCCATTGCCTTCCTACACAAGAACCATATTGTCCACCGGGACCTGAAACCAGACAACATCCTGATAACCGAGAAGTCTGGCACCCCTGTTCTCAAGGTGGCTGACTTCGGGCTGAGTAAGGTCTGCGCTGGCCTGACTGCTCGGGGCAAGGAGGGTGGGCATGAGAACAAAAATGTGAATGTGAACAAGTACTGGCTGTCTTCAGCTTGCGGCTCCGATTTCTACATGGCGCCCGAGGTTTGGGAGGGACACTACACCGCCAAGGCTGACATCTTTGCCCTTGGCATCATCATCTGGGCCATGATTGAGAGGATAACTTTCATCGATGCGGAGACCAAGAAGGAGCTGCTGGGGACCTACATCAAGCAGGGGACCGAGATTGTGCCCGTTGGGGAAGCGCTGCTAGAAAACCCAAAGATGGAGCTGCACATCCCTCAGAAACGCAGGACTTCCATGTCTGAGGGGATCAAGCAGCTCTTGAAAGACATGTTGGCTGCTAACCCACAGGATCGACCTGATGCCTTTGAGCTTGAAACCAGAATGGACCAGGTTACATGTGCTGCTTAA